The proteins below come from a single Caenibius sp. WL genomic window:
- a CDS encoding protease modulator HflC: MERIWENYKLPLIALAVIVVALMSSVIVVPETQQAVIVRTGEPVRVINRFRPDVPYGKTGAGMVLRIPFLETVQRVNKRVIPLDMERQQVLSADQQRLQVDAYARIRIIDPVLMVETAGTEDQVVTQLQPILNSVLRQELGRRSFTSLLTAERGSAMSNIRTNLDRQARRYGAQVIDVRIKRTDLPDGTPLEAAYTRMQTDREREAATIRAQGRKDAQIIRAEAEAQAAKTYAASFGKDPQFYDFYRAMQSYLTTFETGEGESTMVLSPDNEYLHQFRGSR; the protein is encoded by the coding sequence ATGGAACGTATCTGGGAAAACTACAAGCTTCCCCTGATCGCGCTCGCCGTGATTGTGGTGGCCTTGATGTCGAGCGTCATCGTCGTGCCGGAAACGCAACAGGCGGTCATCGTCCGCACGGGTGAACCGGTGCGTGTCATCAACCGGTTCCGCCCGGACGTGCCTTATGGCAAGACCGGGGCGGGCATGGTGCTGCGCATCCCCTTCCTCGAAACCGTGCAACGGGTGAACAAGCGGGTGATCCCGCTGGACATGGAACGTCAGCAGGTACTTTCGGCCGATCAGCAGCGGCTTCAGGTCGATGCCTATGCCCGCATCCGCATTATCGATCCCGTGTTGATGGTGGAAACCGCCGGTACGGAAGACCAGGTGGTGACGCAGTTGCAGCCGATCCTGAACTCCGTCCTGCGGCAGGAACTCGGGCGGCGCTCGTTCACTTCGCTGCTCACCGCGGAACGCGGCTCGGCGATGAGCAATATCCGCACCAATCTCGACCGGCAGGCCCGCAGATACGGCGCGCAGGTCATCGATGTGCGGATCAAGCGCACCGACCTGCCAGACGGCACGCCGCTGGAAGCAGCCTACACCCGCATGCAGACCGATCGTGAACGCGAAGCCGCCACGATCCGGGCCCAAGGCCGCAAGGATGCCCAGATCATCCGCGCCGAAGCGGAAGCACAGGCCGCCAAGACCTATGCCGCCAGCTTCGGCAAGGACCCGCAGTTCTATGATTTCTACCGCGCCATGCAGAGCTATCTGACGACATTCGAAACCGGTGAAGGCGAAAGCACGATGGTCCTCTCGCCGGACAACGAGTATCTCCACCAGTTCCGCGGATCGCGGTAA
- the metW gene encoding methionine biosynthesis protein MetW codes for MKALRPDLALIADHVTPGSRVLDIGCGDGALMAALRDRKGVDARGMEIDPAKVEQCVSKGLPVIQGDANSDLAFYPDDAFDYAILSQTLQTTARPDLMLDELLRVGRKAFVSFPNFAHWRVRMALLWRGRMPVTRQLTYSWYDTPNIHHLTIADFRDMLAAKGVNVERCWFVSDGRVVGAGMANWLAQHAVFEIAR; via the coding sequence ATGAAAGCGCTTCGCCCCGATCTTGCCCTGATTGCCGATCATGTCACGCCCGGTTCGCGCGTGCTCGATATCGGATGCGGCGATGGTGCGTTGATGGCCGCCCTGCGCGACCGGAAAGGCGTGGATGCGCGCGGAATGGAGATCGATCCGGCCAAAGTCGAACAGTGCGTAAGCAAAGGCCTGCCGGTGATTCAGGGCGATGCGAACAGCGATCTGGCGTTCTATCCCGACGATGCGTTCGACTATGCCATCCTCAGCCAGACCTTGCAGACCACCGCGCGCCCCGATCTGATGCTGGACGAGCTGCTGCGCGTTGGCCGCAAGGCGTTCGTCAGCTTTCCCAATTTTGCCCATTGGCGCGTGCGGATGGCGTTGCTCTGGCGCGGGCGCATGCCAGTGACCCGGCAATTGACTTACAGCTGGTACGATACACCCAATATCCATCACCTGACGATTGCAGATTTCCGCGATATGCTGGCGGCCAAGGGTGTAAATGTCGAACGGTGCTGGTTCGTGTCCGATGGCCGGGTGGTCGGCGCGGGCATGGCCAATTGGCTGGCCCAGCACGCGGTGTTCGAAATCGCACGCTAG
- a CDS encoding glutathione S-transferase family protein, with translation MWQIYQFPLCPFSRKVRLLLSEKGVSYELKRENPWDGRDEFFHLNPAGRTPVMVEADKGTVLVDSQAICEYFEETVDKNPMINGSAANRAEIRRLVALFDENFFVDVTAPLLHERMKKRLVYRAAPDSRMLREAMKLAHDHLDYVDYLIDNRPWLAGAQMSLADLAAAAQISVADYLGGIDWKGHEQSKGWYSLFKSRPSFRPLLAERMDVIQPPAHYADPNA, from the coding sequence ATGTGGCAAATCTATCAATTCCCGCTCTGTCCGTTCAGCCGCAAAGTGCGCCTGCTGCTCAGCGAAAAGGGCGTCAGCTATGAACTGAAGCGTGAAAATCCGTGGGACGGGCGGGACGAATTCTTTCATCTGAACCCGGCGGGCCGGACCCCGGTGATGGTCGAGGCCGACAAGGGTACGGTGCTGGTCGATAGCCAGGCGATCTGCGAATATTTCGAGGAAACGGTCGACAAGAACCCGATGATCAACGGGTCGGCCGCCAATCGCGCCGAAATCCGCCGTTTGGTGGCGCTGTTCGATGAGAATTTCTTTGTCGATGTTACCGCCCCGCTGCTGCACGAACGGATGAAGAAGCGGCTGGTTTATCGCGCGGCCCCGGATTCGCGCATGCTGCGCGAAGCGATGAAGCTGGCGCACGATCATCTCGATTATGTGGATTACCTGATCGACAATCGCCCGTGGTTGGCCGGGGCGCAGATGAGCCTTGCCGATCTGGCGGCCGCGGCACAGATTTCGGTGGCGGACTATCTCGGCGGGATCGACTGGAAAGGGCACGAACAGTCGAAAGGCTGGTATTCCCTGTTCAAGAGCAGGCCGAGCTTCCGCCCCCTGCTGGCCGAACGGATGGACGTGATTCAGCCGCCGGCGCACTATGCCGACCCCAATGCCTGA
- the msrB gene encoding peptide-methionine (R)-S-oxide reductase MsrB, which yields MADKLELSEAQWRERLTPEQYRILREAGTERAFTGAYEKNKAAGEYRCAGCGQPLFASDTKYDSGSGWPSFYQPVDESAVDEHRDNSHGMVRVEVRCSACEGHLGHVFPDGPQPTGLRYCINSASLDFRPQE from the coding sequence ATGGCTGACAAGCTGGAGTTGAGCGAAGCGCAATGGCGTGAAAGGCTGACGCCGGAACAATACCGCATCCTGCGCGAAGCGGGGACGGAACGGGCTTTCACCGGCGCTTACGAGAAGAACAAGGCGGCGGGCGAATATCGCTGTGCCGGGTGCGGGCAACCATTGTTCGCGTCGGACACCAAGTACGACAGCGGATCGGGCTGGCCGAGCTTCTATCAGCCGGTGGACGAGAGCGCGGTGGATGAACATCGCGATAACTCGCATGGCATGGTGCGCGTCGAAGTGCGTTGCTCCGCCTGCGAAGGCCATCTGGGGCACGTGTTCCCGGATGGGCCGCAACCCACGGGCCTGCGCTATTGCATCAACAGCGCTTCGCTCGATTTCCGGCCGCAGGAATAG
- a CDS encoding homoserine O-acetyltransferase has protein sequence MAGSATITASKVLELPDPLPLDGGQRLEGVRIAYEAYGTLNAARDNAIFVAHATTGDQHVASPHPITGKPGWWDRSVGPGKPIDTDRFYVLCANVIGGCMGSTGPSSIAPDGKPYGMRFPVITIRDMVRAHVALFEQLGIETLHAIVGGSMGGMQALSLAANWPHIPRRVLAIASTATMAAQNIAFQEVGRQAIMADPDWQGGNYYGTGKAPDAGLAVARMGAHITYLSEESLTEKFGRRLQNRDAKSFGFDADFQIESYLRHQGLSFTTRFDANSYLYITRAMSYFDLEEEHGGKLAEAFGRTEARFCVVSFDTDWLYPTEQSRRLVHTLNASGAPVSFVELSAPFGHDSFLLDVPALDRVMAGFLSQ, from the coding sequence ATGGCAGGCTCTGCGACCATTACCGCCAGCAAAGTGCTGGAATTGCCCGACCCGTTGCCGCTCGATGGGGGGCAACGGCTGGAAGGCGTGCGGATCGCGTATGAAGCCTATGGCACGCTGAACGCGGCGCGGGACAATGCGATTTTCGTCGCCCATGCGACCACCGGCGATCAGCATGTCGCCAGCCCGCATCCGATCACCGGCAAGCCGGGATGGTGGGATCGCTCGGTGGGGCCGGGCAAACCGATCGATACCGACAGGTTCTATGTCCTGTGCGCCAATGTGATCGGCGGCTGCATGGGTTCCACCGGGCCGAGCAGCATCGCCCCCGACGGCAAGCCTTATGGCATGCGTTTTCCCGTCATCACCATTCGCGATATGGTGCGCGCGCATGTCGCGCTGTTCGAACAGCTGGGAATCGAAACGCTCCATGCCATCGTCGGCGGGTCGATGGGCGGGATGCAGGCGCTCAGCCTGGCCGCCAACTGGCCGCATATTCCCCGGCGGGTGCTGGCCATCGCCAGCACCGCGACCATGGCGGCCCAGAACATCGCCTTTCAGGAAGTGGGGCGGCAGGCGATCATGGCCGATCCGGATTGGCAGGGCGGCAATTACTACGGCACTGGCAAGGCCCCCGATGCGGGGCTGGCGGTGGCGCGCATGGGCGCGCATATCACTTATCTTTCGGAAGAAAGCCTGACCGAGAAATTCGGCCGCCGGCTGCAGAATCGCGATGCGAAAAGCTTCGGCTTCGATGCGGATTTTCAGATCGAAAGCTATCTGCGCCATCAGGGGTTGAGCTTCACCACCCGGTTCGACGCCAATTCCTATCTCTATATCACCCGCGCGATGAGCTATTTCGATCTGGAGGAAGAACACGGCGGCAAGCTGGCCGAAGCTTTCGGCCGGACGGAGGCGCGTTTCTGCGTGGTCAGCTTCGATACCGATTGGCTCTATCCCACCGAACAGTCGCGCAGGCTGGTCCATACGCTCAACGCTTCGGGTGCGCCGGTCAGCTTCGTCGAACTGTCCGCGCCTTTCGGGCATGACAGTTTCCTGCTTGATGTGCCCGCGCTCGACCGGGTCATGGCCGGGTTCCTCAGCCAATGA
- the hisC gene encoding histidinol-phosphate transaminase — protein sequence MRPIAKPWIEAIHAYVPGKSKTADGRPLIKLSANENPLGTSPAALAAADHAQPTFLYPDPDSLALREKIGAVHGLDPARIVCGAGSDELLNLAAQAYAGPGDEVIYVRYGFSVYDIAARRCGATPVVAPDKDFGTDVDALLALVNEKTRAVFIANPNNPTGSFLPRGEIARLHAALPGDVLFVLDQAYGEYVSTENDDGGLALAAAHENVLVTRTFSKIYGLAGQRIGWATGAPHLVAMLNRIRLPFNVTNSGQAMAVAALDDQAFVTRSREHNRAERARFIEAIRGMSNHGLRPLPSEANFVLVLFEGALTAEAAQEGLAQRGYATRWLPGQDLAQGLRITIGTAEQMNDIIAGLRDMAEAAG from the coding sequence ATGCGCCCCATAGCCAAACCGTGGATCGAAGCGATCCATGCCTATGTCCCCGGCAAGAGCAAGACCGCGGATGGCCGTCCGCTGATCAAGCTGTCCGCCAACGAAAACCCGCTGGGCACCAGCCCCGCGGCGCTGGCGGCGGCGGATCACGCCCAGCCGACTTTCCTCTATCCCGATCCCGATTCCCTCGCTCTGCGGGAAAAGATCGGCGCGGTCCACGGCCTCGATCCGGCGCGTATCGTCTGCGGCGCAGGCTCGGACGAACTGCTCAATCTCGCCGCGCAGGCTTATGCCGGGCCGGGGGACGAAGTGATCTACGTCCGCTATGGCTTCTCCGTGTATGACATCGCCGCCCGGCGTTGCGGCGCGACCCCGGTTGTCGCCCCCGACAAGGATTTCGGCACCGATGTCGATGCCCTGCTAGCGCTGGTGAACGAAAAAACCCGCGCGGTTTTCATCGCCAATCCCAACAACCCCACCGGCAGCTTCCTGCCGCGCGGCGAAATCGCCCGCCTGCACGCCGCGCTGCCGGGCGACGTGCTGTTCGTGCTCGATCAGGCTTATGGCGAATATGTCAGCACCGAGAATGACGATGGCGGGCTGGCGCTGGCCGCCGCACACGAAAACGTGCTCGTTACCCGCACATTCTCCAAGATTTATGGGCTGGCCGGGCAGCGGATCGGCTGGGCGACCGGTGCGCCGCATCTCGTGGCGATGCTGAACCGCATCCGTCTGCCGTTCAATGTCACCAACAGCGGACAGGCCATGGCTGTGGCCGCACTGGACGATCAGGCTTTCGTCACCCGCTCGCGCGAACACAACCGTGCCGAACGCGCCCGCTTCATCGAAGCGATCCGTGGCATGAGCAATCACGGACTGCGCCCGCTGCCGAGCGAGGCCAATTTCGTGCTCGTGCTGTTCGAAGGTGCGCTGACCGCCGAAGCCGCGCAGGAAGGCCTGGCTCAGCGCGGCTATGCCACGCGCTGGTTGCCGGGGCAGGATCTGGCCCAGGGCCTGCGGATCACGATCGGCACGGCCGAACAGATGAACGATATCATCGCCGGGCTGCGAGATATGGCCGAGGCGGC
- a CDS encoding Do family serine endopeptidase yields MRYAYGVTSALLLGGAMVSLVTGVPAGAQVAQNDASEMRDVVPRAGAPASFADLTDQLAPAVVNISTRQRLKVPNNPLAQLFGMPGADGPQTREAQSLGSGFIITADGYVVTNNHVITAEGQGQVESITVTMPDGSEYPAELIGRDAASDLAVLKIARSKPFPFVKFGDSSRARVGDWIIAIGNPFGLGGTVTSGIVSAVYRNTGSGGAYDRYIQTDASINRGNSGGPMFDMQGQVIGINNAIFSPSGGSVGIGFAIPAEIAQPIVQKLMKGQAIERGYLGIRIQPVNEDLAASLGIAHNRGEFVQAVEPGGAADKAGLQAGDVVLKVNGKDVTPDQTLSYLVANITPGSRIAIDLIRDGRPRTVTAVVSKRPSEEELARQQMFDPDTAPPGDDSRGADSSGVVEKSLGIQVIPLTPQIARQLGMPEGTQGVVIAGVDPSSDAGAKGLQRGDIILTANYKPLTSPADLQQAVTAAKSAKREALLLRVQRRGGPATYLPIRLR; encoded by the coding sequence GTGCGTTATGCTTATGGAGTGACAAGTGCGCTGCTGCTCGGCGGCGCCATGGTTTCCTTGGTCACCGGGGTCCCTGCCGGTGCGCAGGTGGCGCAGAACGACGCCAGCGAAATGCGCGATGTCGTGCCCCGGGCCGGAGCCCCGGCCAGCTTTGCCGATCTGACCGATCAACTCGCCCCCGCCGTGGTCAACATTTCCACGCGGCAACGGCTCAAAGTGCCGAACAATCCGCTGGCGCAGCTTTTCGGCATGCCCGGCGCAGATGGACCGCAGACGCGTGAGGCGCAATCGCTCGGCTCCGGTTTCATCATCACCGCCGATGGCTATGTCGTCACCAACAACCACGTGATCACCGCCGAAGGACAGGGACAGGTCGAATCGATCACTGTCACCATGCCCGATGGCAGCGAATATCCGGCGGAACTCATCGGGCGCGATGCAGCCTCCGATCTCGCCGTGCTCAAGATCGCGCGATCCAAGCCCTTCCCCTTCGTCAAGTTCGGGGATTCGTCGCGCGCGCGGGTGGGTGACTGGATCATCGCCATCGGCAATCCCTTCGGCCTCGGCGGCACGGTCACCTCGGGCATCGTTTCGGCCGTGTACCGCAACACGGGATCGGGCGGCGCCTATGACCGCTATATCCAGACCGACGCCAGCATCAATCGCGGCAACTCGGGCGGCCCGATGTTCGACATGCAGGGCCAAGTGATCGGCATCAACAATGCGATCTTCTCGCCCTCCGGCGGCAGCGTCGGTATCGGTTTCGCCATTCCGGCCGAAATCGCCCAGCCGATCGTGCAAAAGCTGATGAAGGGCCAGGCGATCGAGCGCGGTTATCTCGGCATCCGCATCCAGCCGGTCAACGAAGACCTCGCGGCATCGCTCGGCATCGCGCACAATCGCGGCGAATTCGTCCAGGCGGTCGAACCGGGCGGCGCGGCCGACAAGGCAGGCCTGCAAGCGGGCGATGTGGTGCTGAAAGTCAACGGCAAGGATGTCACGCCGGATCAGACGCTATCCTATCTGGTGGCGAACATCACGCCTGGCAGCCGGATCGCAATCGACCTGATCCGCGATGGCAGGCCGCGCACGGTCACTGCCGTTGTCAGCAAGCGCCCGAGCGAAGAAGAACTGGCCCGCCAGCAGATGTTCGATCCGGACACCGCCCCGCCGGGGGATGACAGCCGTGGGGCCGATTCCAGCGGTGTGGTCGAAAAGAGCCTCGGCATTCAGGTCATCCCGTTGACGCCGCAGATCGCGCGCCAGCTCGGCATGCCCGAAGGCACGCAGGGCGTCGTCATCGCCGGGGTCGATCCCAGTTCCGATGCGGGCGCCAAGGGGCTGCAACGCGGGGACATCATCCTCACCGCCAATTACAAGCCGCTCACCAGCCCGGCGGACCTGCAACAGGCCGTTACCGCAGCCAAGAGCGCGAAGCGCGAAGCGCTGCTTCTCAGAGTGCAGCGGCGCGGCGGCCCGGCCACCTATCTCCCGATCCGCCTGCGCTGA
- a CDS encoding GNAT family N-acetyltransferase, whose amino-acid sequence MSGLSPGYELIDDQARIDPAAAHAFLTRSYWAKGIARETVARALRNSFCVAVIHEGQQVAMARVITDYASMAYLLDVYVLEAHRGQGLSKAMVAHLQDHPDLRAVRAWLLRTADAHGLYRKLGWAAVAEPGKIMERFSADISS is encoded by the coding sequence ATGAGCGGCCTTTCCCCCGGTTATGAACTGATCGACGATCAGGCTCGGATCGATCCGGCGGCCGCGCATGCCTTCCTCACCCGCAGTTATTGGGCGAAAGGTATCGCGCGGGAAACAGTGGCCAGGGCGCTCCGCAACAGCTTTTGCGTCGCCGTGATCCATGAAGGGCAACAGGTCGCCATGGCCCGGGTCATCACGGACTATGCCTCGATGGCCTATCTGCTCGATGTCTATGTGCTGGAGGCGCATCGCGGGCAGGGCCTGTCGAAAGCCATGGTGGCGCATTTGCAGGACCATCCCGATTTACGGGCAGTGCGTGCCTGGCTGCTGCGCACGGCGGACGCACACGGGCTTTATCGCAAGCTGGGCTGGGCTGCCGTTGCCGAACCGGGCAAGATAATGGAACGGTTCTCCGCGGATATCTCGTCATGA
- a CDS encoding PBP1A family penicillin-binding protein produces the protein MARRDVRREPGKSDAQPPRKKSRWLRRVLVWGAAFALLVVLALGIAVAMAARSMPGFSELKETAAGQTIVVRARDGSEILTMGPSPGTWLRSDEIPQVMKDAMVSVEDRRFYSHFGVDPLGLARALWVSFTDDKRIAATSTITQQLARNVFLNNSRSFDRKAREAVLAMALEAKFTKEQILELYLNKVYFGGGAYGVDAASRKFFSHSARDLNIGEAAIIAGLVKAPSRYSPTADVQAAVQRANIVLQLMKREGAIGAAEADAIDVSTVRLKPEAGQNSARYFTDWVLPQLDILLPETREPIEVWTTLDPDMQRSAATAIQANVPRGAQGALVSLDRDGAVLAMVGGTDYVSSNYNRAIRAVRQPGSAWKLFVYMAALEAGYLPDDRVVDEPVTIGGWSPRNSGGSYAGPIDVRTAFAYSKNTVAAQLGNEVGFGTVASMARRFGITTPIATNPSMVLGTSDVRLMDMTRAFASVSAKGLSVEPYGIVKVTTAQGAVLYQHQGTTAQQLVPDYVAAGITDLLQTAVNVGTGKAAQIGRPVAGKTGTTSSNKDGWFLGFSSGITTGVWMGRDDARAVPGLQGGAAPARAFAAYMRVAVAKRPVEQFDTDLKLPEWQLEPDEEHLYGDPSEYYYVDEQGNLVDQNRRNDWRDDPYPPPDQQPADKPTPPAASPDFLERAIGGAMEQRGGDKGPQGGGQQGALAGRGGRPAPLLKPEDIALPPGPAR, from the coding sequence ATGGCAAGACGGGATGTGCGCCGCGAGCCTGGCAAGTCCGATGCGCAGCCGCCACGGAAGAAAAGCCGCTGGCTGCGCCGCGTGCTTGTCTGGGGTGCCGCGTTTGCACTGCTGGTGGTGTTGGCGTTGGGCATTGCAGTGGCGATGGCCGCGCGGTCGATGCCGGGCTTCAGTGAACTGAAGGAAACCGCAGCCGGGCAGACCATCGTGGTCCGCGCCCGCGATGGCAGCGAAATCCTCACCATGGGGCCCAGTCCGGGCACCTGGCTGCGATCCGATGAAATTCCGCAAGTGATGAAGGATGCGATGGTTTCGGTCGAAGACCGGCGCTTCTATTCGCATTTCGGCGTCGATCCGCTGGGGCTGGCCCGCGCGTTGTGGGTGTCGTTCACCGATGACAAGCGGATCGCGGCAACATCCACGATCACGCAGCAGTTGGCGCGCAACGTCTTCCTCAACAACAGCCGCAGTTTCGACCGCAAGGCGCGCGAGGCGGTGCTGGCCATGGCGCTGGAAGCGAAATTCACCAAGGAACAGATTCTCGAACTGTACCTCAACAAGGTCTATTTCGGCGGCGGCGCTTATGGCGTGGATGCGGCCAGCCGCAAATTCTTCAGCCATTCGGCGCGCGATCTCAACATCGGCGAAGCGGCGATCATCGCCGGGCTGGTGAAAGCGCCGTCGCGCTATTCGCCCACGGCCGATGTCCAGGCGGCGGTGCAGCGCGCCAATATCGTGCTGCAACTGATGAAGCGGGAAGGGGCGATCGGCGCGGCGGAAGCGGATGCGATTGACGTGTCCACCGTGCGGCTCAAGCCTGAAGCCGGGCAGAATTCCGCCCGCTATTTCACTGACTGGGTTTTGCCGCAGCTCGATATCCTGTTGCCGGAAACGCGCGAACCGATCGAAGTGTGGACCACGCTCGACCCTGACATGCAGCGTTCGGCCGCCACCGCCATCCAGGCCAACGTGCCCAGGGGCGCACAGGGCGCGCTGGTCAGCCTGGACCGGGACGGGGCGGTGCTCGCCATGGTGGGCGGCACGGATTACGTGTCGAGCAATTACAACCGGGCGATCCGCGCCGTGCGCCAGCCAGGTTCGGCGTGGAAACTGTTCGTTTATATGGCAGCGCTCGAAGCCGGCTATCTGCCCGATGACCGGGTGGTGGACGAGCCGGTGACGATCGGTGGCTGGAGCCCGCGCAATTCGGGCGGCAGCTATGCCGGGCCGATCGATGTGCGCACCGCTTTCGCCTATTCGAAGAACACCGTTGCCGCGCAACTGGGCAACGAAGTCGGCTTTGGCACGGTGGCGTCCATGGCGCGGCGTTTCGGCATCACCACACCCATCGCCACCAACCCCTCGATGGTGCTGGGCACATCCGATGTGCGGCTGATGGACATGACCCGGGCTTTCGCCTCGGTTTCGGCCAAGGGGCTGTCGGTCGAACCCTACGGCATTGTGAAAGTAACGACGGCGCAAGGCGCGGTGCTGTATCAGCATCAGGGGACGACAGCGCAGCAGCTCGTGCCCGATTATGTGGCGGCGGGCATTACCGACCTGCTGCAAACGGCGGTCAATGTCGGCACCGGCAAGGCGGCGCAGATCGGCCGCCCCGTCGCGGGCAAGACCGGCACGACCAGTTCAAACAAGGACGGCTGGTTCCTTGGCTTTTCCAGCGGCATCACCACCGGCGTGTGGATGGGGCGCGACGATGCGCGGGCGGTTCCCGGCCTGCAGGGCGGGGCCGCGCCCGCACGCGCCTTTGCCGCTTATATGAGAGTGGCGGTGGCCAAGCGGCCGGTGGAACAGTTCGATACCGATCTGAAACTGCCCGAATGGCAGCTCGAACCGGACGAGGAACACCTCTACGGCGATCCCAGCGAATATTATTATGTGGACGAGCAGGGCAATCTGGTGGACCAGAACCGCCGGAACGACTGGCGCGACGATCCCTATCCCCCGCCCGATCAGCAACCGGCCGACAAACCCACGCCGCCTGCCGCCAGCCCCGACTTCCTCGAACGGGCCATCGGCGGCGCGATGGAGCAGCGCGGCGGGGATAAAGGCCCGCAGGGCGGTGGACAGCAAGGCGCACTCGCCGGACGGGGAGGCCGCCCGGCGCCTCTGCTAAAGCCGGAAGATATCGCCCTTCCTCCGGGCCCGGCCCGCTGA